In Puntigrus tetrazona isolate hp1 unplaced genomic scaffold, ASM1883169v1 S000000234, whole genome shotgun sequence, a single window of DNA contains:
- the mgat3b gene encoding beta-1,4-mannosyl-glycoprotein 4-beta-N-acetylglucosaminyltransferase encodes MKMRRHRVFLICTVGLCVISFLHYYKALHYVSLLRELSAPYPNIKSFIMVTGFFWKEGTTPLSSASPEEGPRLMHGKLRAGGGLDLDTGQEPEALQPWKRPEDPQQHRGPGTTEVHKGGLIAWQPSSPTHQKPNPQRDSAVKNLQTRHASTPDPLESLGDLHRRTHVLQDDRSPYFVRTKAGALCFRQGTEVAPPKDETLKVRPSVAGLVQRRILQKPDESKAPVKSVEESGAVRGKPKRGKRLVKCVCRPGWHGPYCGVPTMVYHSNLPTKERLTPRETPRRVINAINVNHEFDLLHVRFRELLRAVDLFLVCESNFTAYGERRPLRFLHLLLNGTYDYVRHKILYVFLDHFPDGGRQDGWIADDYLRTFLTRDGMARIVGSRPDDVFLINDADEIPAQEGVLFLKLFDGWTEPFAIHMRKSLYGFFWKQLGSLEVVSGCTVGMLRDVYDNDGIRLRRREYYTMPGFRKYENDTGHILVQWSIGSPFHFAGWHCSWCFTPEGIHFKLISAQNGDFPRWGDYEDKRDLNYIRELIRTGGWFDGSVQEYPPSDPKEHMYAPKYMLDNYDHYRYLLENPYIKQSNLGGA; translated from the exons aTGAAAATGAGACGTCACAGGGTTTTCTTGATTTGCACGGTGGGACTGTGTGTCATTTCCTTCCTGCATTACTACAAGGCTCTTCACTACGTGTCCCTGCTGAGGGAGCTGTCCGCACCTTACCCTAACATCAAATCCTTCATCATGGTCACTGGTTTCTTCTGGAAGGAGGGCACCACCCCGCTGTCCAGCGCGTCTCCGGAGGAAGGGCCCCGTCTGATGCACGGAAAGCTCCGGGCCGGAGGAGGTCTGGACCTCGACACCGGACAAGAACCTGAAGCACTGCAGCCGTGGAAGAGACCTGAAGATCCACAGCAGCACAGGGGCCCGGGGACTACAGAG GTCCATAAGGGAGGTTTGATCGCCTGGCAGCCCAGCAGCCCGACCCACCAGAAGCCAAACCCACAGAGAGACTCTGCGGTGAAGAATCTTCAGACACGTCACGCCTCGACTCCAGATCCGCTGGAATCCCTGGGCGACCTGCACCGCCGCACACACGTCCTCCAGGACGACCGCTCCCCTTATTTCGTCCGCACCAAAGCAGGCGCACTGTGCTTCCGTCAGGGGACGGAGGTGGCACCGCCTAAAGACGAGACTTTGAAAGTGAGACCTAGCGTGGCTGGCCTCGTCCAGCGAAGAATCCTGCAGAAGCCTGACGAGTCGAAGGCTCCGGTGAAATCAGTGGAGGAGTCCGGAGCCGTTCGAGGGAAGCCCAAGCGTGGCAAGCGACTTGTGAAGTGTGTTTGCCGGCCAGGCTGGCACGGCCCGTACTGCGGAGTGCCCACTATGGTGTACCACTCCAATCTGCCCACGAAAGAGAGACTGACCCCGCGCGAGACGCCTCGTCGCGTCATAAACGCCATCAACGTGAACCACGAGTTTGACTTGCTGCACGTGCGCTTCCGTGAGCTCCTCCGAGCCGTGGATCTCTTCCTCGTGTGCGAGTCCAACTTCACGGCGTACGGAGAGAGGCGTCCGCTGAGGTTCCTGCATCTGCTGCTCAACGGAACCTACGATTACGTGCGCCACAAGATCCTCTACGTTTTCCTGGACCATTTCCCAGACGGCGGCCGACAGGACGGATGGATCGCTGACGACTACCTGCGCACCTTCCTGACTCGCGACGGCATGGCGCGGATCGTGGGCTCACGGCCCGATGATGTTTTTCTCATCAACGATGCGGACGAAATCCCAGCTCAGGAGGGAGTGCTTTTCCTTAAGCTTTTCGATGGCTGGACGGAGCCCTTTGCCATCCACATGAGGAAGTCTCTGTACGGATTCTTCTGGAAGCAGCTGGGCTCCCTCGAGGTGGTGTCTGGGTGCACCGTCGGGATGCTTCGGGACGTCTATGACAACGACGGGATTCGGCTCCGCAGGCGGGAGTACTACACCATGCCGGGGTTCCGGAAGTATGAGAATGACACCGGACACATCTTGGTGCAGTGGTCGATCGGAAGTCCGTTCCATTTCGCAGGCTGGCACTGCTCCTGGTGTTTCACGCCAGAGGGAATTCACTTCAAACTCATTTCGGCCCAGAACGGCGACTTTCCTCGCTGGGGTGACTACGAGGACAAGCGCGATCTCAACTACATAAGGGAGCTGATCAGAACCGGGGGCTGGTTCGACGGCTCCGTGCAAGAGTACCCTCCATCGGACCCTAAGGAACACATGTACGCCCCCAAATACATGTTGGATAATTACGATCACTACCGCTACTTGTTGGAGAACCCTTACATCAAGCAGTCCAACCTAGGAGGTGCATAG